DNA from Ictalurus punctatus breed USDA103 chromosome 20, Coco_2.0, whole genome shotgun sequence:
gaccattcctccatacagaagcTCTCCAGATCCtacaaatttcaaggtccatactggtggactctcctcttcagttcaccccacaggttttctatgggtttcaagtcaggggactgggatggccatggcaggaccttgattttgtggtcagtaaaccatttatGTGTTGAttatgatgtatgttttggatcattgtcctgctgcaagatccaaccacggcccatttgtaTCCTAACGAActatccaggtcctctggcaggaaaacagccccaaaacattaaagatctaCCActatatttaactgtgggcatgagatacttttccatatggctacctctctgtgtgctccaaaaccactgGTGTTTATTAGCAAAatgctctattttggtttcatctgaccatagaacccgatcccatctgaagggtccagtagtgtctggcaaactgaagacgcttgagtttgtttttggatgagtgtTTGGGGTGTCAGACGTACGGGCCGCGGGCCAAAACCTGCACGCTAGGGGGTTCAATCCGGCCCGCAGGATGAATtttgaaaatgagcaaaatgcaTAAAAGACACGAACTGGAAATTTTTAATACAACGCTATTCCTAAATTATCCGCTAGGGGCGTACTGTTTTAGTCAGAGTAGAAGACGCGGCACAATTCTGGGACTCAGACGCAAGGCGCATTGCTGCCATCGGCTGTTTGTTATTACGGTGTAGTCTAACCTATTTGCTACTCGCCCCCACACTCTCATTAGCCAAAATGTCTTTgtcaaaaaggagaaaagtggATACAGAGTGTAGTTTTCCAAGAAAAATGGAGTGCAATACTATATTTTTCAGTTCCAAATACCTGTGAATTAAAGTTTTTCACATTTGTACAAACACTGTGTCCGGTTGTAAtgcacacatgtaaatgataatcagAAGCAAATTGCACAAAAATCTGAGGTTGTTCAtgatatgttttgtaaaaggatatttcattaaatataaagatTTTCCTAACGTACTTGTACTTCTTTGCACGAGAACAAAGGGGAAAACATGgacttattgttatttataggtACTTATACTATGGTTTTACTGGCCCGGCCCACCTGACATCTAATTATGCTGTATGTGCCCCTgaactaaaatgagtttgacaccgCTGGtgtagaggcttttttcatGAAACCCTTCCAGGCAACTTGTTCCTAAACAATTCCTGTTCcttgtcacccaggtgtactaaaaatgtgtatctatattgtatatataattGGGAATATACtacaatatctatctatctatctatctatctatctatctatggaaTATGACATTGGTTTGTTGATTACAATAAAGTTTGTGTTATGCTTCTACAGTtctacctttttttaaaaaaaaaaaaaaaaaaacaattatacatttttataacacCTCGAATGtaaatacatacaaacaaatatGGTAACAGATATGTAATTATCAGTtctagaaaaaacaacaacattacattacattctgAGTGAAGCATTTGGAATATTAAGGAACAATTCCCATTTATTATCCATTGTGAGCCATATTTACAATGATCAAATCATCTCAAGTGCATTTGTTAGATAACTATTACTATTATACaattatttgtatagcgcttttaacaacggtcattgtcttaaagcagctttacagagacatataaacacaggatacagattttaagtgtgtgaatatatcCCTATTGATGAAgccagtggcgacggtggtgaggaaaaaactccctaagatgatatgaggaagaaactttagAATGTTAATGTGAACAATGAGCCTGACCCAATCTCTTGTCCAGGGCGTCAAAGTCTTGTGTAATATTTGATGTAGAAATCCTCAGGATAGCTGACAATGTAAAGGCAGCAGTGAATTAGATATTACTGAGCCCATTGTAATTCTGACTGAATATACCGTAATATACAAGAACTGCAGGCTACAGCGCCATCTATTGGGCTTGCTTATACTGCATAAAATGAGTCATTTTGGAACAAACTCCAAACCAACTGAAATGTAATGATATTCAGGGGTGTAGAATCCGCAGGTTTACGTGTCCCCCACACTTTTAATAAAAAGTACATTCGTCCCCTGCACTTTTTCACTGCCCATGGCCAATTTGTGTATCTTCTATACGTGTACGATAAAATCCATTGTATTTAGTCCGAATTTGCTCACTCATTTTCGTTCTTTTTCAATTCTTCATATAGTGACGCAGATATCATTTGCTATATAGGGAACAGTGAATGAGTGAACGTGAACTGACTTTGCCATGACAACTGGTCACTCGTGTCACGTGTCACAAACATGCTCACACCCGTGCTGAGCGCTCAGAGGTCACGATGAGTTcaaagcagcaaaaaaaaaacaacacaaaaacattcaCTCCTTTTTTACTAAGTTAAACAGTGTGAGTATAAGTTCTTTTGGCATGTggtattccatccatccatcttcaataccGCTTATCATACAGGGTTTCGGGGAGCCTAGAGCATATCCCatggagcattgggcacaaagtgggatacaccctggatggagtgccaatccatcgcagggcacaatcatataccTATTCACagacccattcatacactacggacactttggacatgctaatcagcctactatgcatgtctttggaccgggggaggaaaccggagtacccgaaggaaacccctcAGCAcggggtgaacatgcaaactccactgaGAATGTGTTTCAACAGGGCCATgacgggactcgaacccccaaccctggaggtttgAGGCGAATGTGGTAACGGCATGTGGTGTTCGTGTTGCACAATGATGAACaatttgctacatatttctttttaaacgctgCCTATTTCCACTGATGAATAGTTAGTGAGATTTAATGGTAATATTAGTCTACACACAGTCCCGCACAAACGTCCACATATTCTTTTGTAGTGTGACCCTGCCTTTTTTACATTATTGTATATAATTCAATAGAAAAGGGAGAGAACTGAAACAAAATCATCCATAGTATCATGGATATgtagcatttaaaaatattaacagttATTAAGTGGTATGCATTAACGTTCTGATATAGGTCTTAACTTATAAGGTTCTCTTTCATTATTGATCTAATGAAATCAATACCGTATTGTCAATAGATTGAACAAGAAACAGGCAGGTTGGCAAGGCAGGATAGGAACATACcaataacagaaaataaaatagaatagaatagaaagtATATCAATATAaagtaatataataaagtaataaagtagtgtgtgaatatacaagaatatattatatactgtgtgttaTGTATGTGCAATAGAATGTACACTAAAAGCAATTTGCAATATTTAATACAGTGAAATATACAATATGACATACAtatcataaatcataaattCCATATTAAGCCAATTAAGAGCAAGAAGAGATAAAAACCCATCAATTAGAAAAAggtcagaaaaaaagaacaccctttaaatcccccccccacccccccaccccccacccggCCGTAGTTTGCCCCCCACTGTTTTAAATGACATGGTCCTTCCAGGTTCTCCATATATGACTAAATGCTGACAAGGATACAGAAATATCGAGTTCTGTGAGTTTAACAGtgaatcattttaaagaaaaatttcACAGAGCTTTTCACAAGGCCGGACGTTACACGCAACATGTGGTGGGTTTTTCCCCATAAGAAGTGAGACACTTCATTTATAAACAATGTAAAATGGCAATGAACATATTTATAAACTTATTTATGGCTCTGACAGCGTGGTGCAAACCTTAACTTAGACTGACACGAATGAACAAAACTAGAAACGCTCTACTGTGTATACCACGTGTCTGCATTGCAAGGCATGGAATAATGTTTGTTcctgttatagcagctataaaaactTACGTTCtcatcctctctttctctgtgtgttgaggttaataagacaaagCTGTGACTAAATTTAGACACAGGAACTGCTTGAGCTGCTACAGACACAGTGACAACTTCTCAGAGAAGCAGGACACGAGAAAACATCAGAACAAATCTAACATGAgctgctttttcatttttaatctctTCATTTCCAGTAAGTACATTTCTCATGCACTCTTCTATCCTATTTTACATTCTTGTGCAGAATAAATCATTGATAAACCAAAAATCTAACGTATTGAACTAATTTATCCATCATGAGTAATATCTTGATTTATCAAgtatcaaatattttattttcactgagTAATAGTAGTTTTTCGGTTCTGTGTGCAGGTGTTGGCAGTCAGGCATGGAGGCAGTTTAGTTTTAAAACTGGAGCATCTGTCACCATCCCGTGTCATTATGATACGGCATATATACAACATAGGAAATACTGGTGCTATGGTACAACATTCAGTTCCTGCAAAATTCAGGCTTATGCCAATGATAGACAGGGGAAAGTGACAGTGACTGATAACCCAGCTGAGAGTCTCTTTACTGTGACTATGAATAATCTCCAGACAGATAACACTGGAACGTACTGGTGTGCTGTAAAGATAGGTGGAATATTCAATCCAGATGTAAAAGAAGACTTTTATATCACAGTGAAATCAGGTATTAAGTTACAATCTGCAAATAATTAGTGAATTTAGCAGTGTTCTAATGTTGCTAAAGATTAATCATACATAACTGACTCTATATTTGTGCTCAGATCCTGATCTGTCTGTGATGGAGAGCAGAGTGAGTGGTGAGGAAGGAGGAAGCGTCACAGTCCAGTGTCTCTACAGCGCTGCGTATCAGAATACACAGAAGCAGTGGTGCAGATTCAATGATAGGTTGTGCACATTTAGGAGTACTGATACAtcccagaattcagcagtgcaggTCAGTGACGATGGGAGAGGATCCTTCAGTGTGCAGATGAGTGGACTGAAGAAGAGTGATGCTGGCTGGTACTGGTGCAGTGCAGGAGATCTGCAGGTTCCTGTTCACATCAGTGTCTATGGTGATGCTCCAGGTATTATTGTCATGCATTATCTGCAGTACTATCATTATTGTAGCAAAACTGGTTGTCAGTGAAAAAGATTGTTCTGAATGTTCACATTGTCTTCTTAATGGTAGAATTCAGGCAGCAGCTTAATAAGATTACTAAAAATTAAATGGTTCAAACACTCCACCATGATCACCATGACGACCCAAGATCACAAGACTGCATGACTACAGACCAGTTGCTTTGATGTCTGTGGTTGTGAAATAATCTGAGAAACTGGTGGTGGCCTGCCTGAAAGACATAACTGGACCCTTGCTGGATGCCCTTCAGTTTGCTTATCAAGCAAATAGGTCAGTGTATGATGCAGACCACATGCGACTGCATTACATCCTGCAACACCTTGACAGACCAGGGACTTATGCAAAGATCCAACTTGTGGACTTCAGTTCAGCTTTCAACACTATCATCCCAGATTGCTTCCAGTGAAAATTAACCCAGCTCTATATGCCAACTGTCTTCTATCAATGGATCATCCACTTCAGCTTTTTCACCAGGGAAAATTCACATCCAGCACCTGCACAACCAGCACAGCCGCTCCTCAGGTTTAGGTGCTCTCCCCACTGCTCTTCTCCCTCTACACAAATGACTACACCTCTACAGACCCCTCTGTCAAGCTCCTGAAGTTTACAGATGAAACCACATCTAGGTTGGTGATGAGTCTGCATACAGAAGGGAGGTTGAACAGCTGTCTGTCTGGTGCAGAACATTTCACAATATTCCACACTAACAggtggaatttatttttttttggcctcTTGTAAAAGAGTTAATTGAATGTTCCTTTTGTACACgtttattcaaataaacatgGAAATAGTGTATAATATACAAAAGCAATAAACATCCAAGTTATATAATTTACTATACGTAGATAAAATAGACAATGCATTCATTGCTCTACTGTTCGAGGCCGATAAAGTCTGATTTAAGTTAAGTTTGATATGATTTCATATTAAATTCCGATAGTATTGACATAGTGTTCATTCTTTTGTATGTTGTATTTAATGTaatgtcatttttcattttaattcaacaAATTCTGAATACAGAATTTATTACTTATActcttttttaaatgattgagtgtttttgttgttgttcttttgagTCTTTTTATGCTGTCCTAATAGCTCTTGGTTCAAATCAGGGACGTCACTCCAGTTGCAGCCAAAAACACTGTTTAAGAAGTTatttaagaggaagaaatgaTTGCATTTGGACCTTCTGTATCATTGTTAGAGACAGACACAATTAGGTGACCTAGATATCTTTGAAATGGTTTGTGCCTCCAAATTACTGGGTTCTCACATTGTGTCCTTTTggcatattaaataaataagagattTAGATGGACACTATGGATATAGAGGCAGTTCAAGTCATTTCTGGTTGTGTCACTGTTACAAATATCACTTCTAATAATAATTTCTCCTTTGTCTTTATGTGACAGATTCTTCAGATTCCAGCAGTAAAGAACCCACGTGAGTGCATAAACATGTATTATACATTGCTGATAGGAATGAGTCATTAGTAGACACTAGTATTTTATGGTCTCTGAAATAATTTTAGGCTATGCTAATTTTTCAATTATGTATTTCGAGTTGTTTGTAATTAAAAGCTAATGTTATTGGAAAGATTCCCAGTAATATTATTGATTTGACAAtttttttagggaaaaaaaagacttcttCGTCCATTCTTCCTTAGCTGTcaatgtataaaagcaataaaacttCACTGACTCTTCAAGAGTTTATTAAAAGAGTTTATTgcataattaagggttcttaacCTCCTACAAAATGCCTaattggaaccctttctgagaGGGAAACGGCACAGAATCTTGAAGTGATTGCACGTGTGACACCTCAGCACATGCTGTAATAAACACTGTGATTGATCCCTGgtgtgttttgttctgtttcagAAAGCCAGTGCAGTTCTGTATTGCACACAACTGAAGGACGTGATGTTGGTGGCACTGCAGCATTAAGAAGCTGTCACATTCAATATATCCAattattttttgcaaaaaaaagcacagtcaGTCATGTGTTAATCCTTACATATCAGTTAGAACACATTGTCATACATTTCCCCTAAAGATCAATAAAATACATCTATCTATAatgccctctactaatattggcacccttggtaaatatgagcaacgAAGTcttgaaaaattgtctttattgtttttgttaataCTTTGTGCTGCCTCCCTTTTCTGagacagctctgagtcttctcctataatgcctgatgaggttggagaatacatggcaaggcaccattcctccatacagaagctctccagatccttcaaatttcgaggtccatgctggggGACTCTCcgcttcagttcaccccacaggttttctatgggtttcaagtcaggggactgggatggccatggcaggccCTTGATTTtctggtcagtaaaccatttttgtgttgattatgatgtatgttttggatcattgtcctgcaagatccaaccacggaacattttaagctttctgtcagaggcagtcaggtttttatttaatatctgttgatatttgatagagtccatgatgccatgttttcaaacaaaatgtccagggtctctgacagaaaaacagctccaaaacattaaagagccacgttgagacgatatagacacacgtccaattccaggttgattcgtaacatttccagttgactggaacttcttaattattgccctgatggtataaatgggcattttcaatgcttctgctattttcttatacccacttcccattgtgtgaagctcaacaaccttttgccacacatcacagctatatacctcggtcttacccattgttatgaatgactaagggaatttggcctatgtgttacctcatatttatacccctgtgaaaatgaacctgtgttttgtttgtagttgtttgatatccatgagagcagagtatttttgtgagtaTTATAGagtattatttttaacaaaagatcaaaaggttaaacacaattaaaagacaaattttcacagccttcattgctcatatttaacaagggcgCCAATGTTAGTGGAAGGCActttatttgtctgtctatcaaCCTAGCACACAATTTACAAACTTAGTCAGTGGTGATGCTATGTCATATAGCAAAAGATCATTCCTATTCTAGACAAcaacatattaatatttaatgaagGTGTGTATGCGATTGTTGTTAACTATAATAAAGCTTGTTATTCTCCTACATGTTTCTGTATCTCTGAAGGacttatgtttgtgtgtgtgtgtgtgtgtgtgtgtgtgtgtgtgtgtgtgtgtgtgtgtgtgttatgataTGTTCCCATTTGTCAAGTGTTATAGGAACAATTGCTCTGGTGAGACTTTATAAGATATTTCATCAGCATAGCACTAAATTGCCACACACTGTGGTTTAAGACAACACTGTAAGTTTACCAGGAAGAGGACTTACTTGACCTTCCATAGCCACACTAACGACTCCACAGAAAAGCAGAACGCAAGAATGGGAACAAATTCAAAATGAgctattttttcatttttattctctTCATTTCCAGTAAGTCCATGTCTCATGTGCTCTTCTATCCCATTTCACATTCTTGTGCAGAATAAACCACTGATACATCAAAAACCCAATGCATTAAACTAATGCATCGACCATCAGTAATGTCTTGTATTATCGAATCTCagatattttatttgcattgaGCAATAGTCGAGAATTTCTCTTCTGTGTGCAGGTCTTGACAGTTTTTTGGCCAGCATCCAGACAGTTAAGTTTTCGAACTGGAGCATCTGTCACTATCCGATATCATTatgatattaaatatatacaacaCAATAAATATTGGTGCTATGGTGCTAATTCAGCATTCATTGCCTGGACAATTTATATGTATGTCAATGAGACACAGGGGAAAGTGACAGTGACTGATAATTCAGCTGAGAGTCTCTTTACTCTGATGATGAATAATCTCCAGACAGAAAACACTGGATGGCACTAGTGCGCTGTAGAGATAAGTGGAACATGGGACCGAAATGTTCAACAAGACCTTTATATCACAGTGAAATCAGCTATCCAATTACAAACAGCAAATACTAATCAGTGCATTTAGCAGTGCTTTTATTGACTATTGACTCTGCATTTGTGCTCAGATCCTGATCTGTCTGTGATGGAGAGCAGAGTGAGTGGTGAGGACAACATCACAGTCCAGTGTCTCTACAGCACTGAGTATCAGAATACACAGAAGCAGTGGTGCAGATTTAAAGATGTACACTGTAACACGTTTAAGAGGACTGATATACATAtcccagaattcaacagtgcacATCAGTGATGATGGGAGAAACCCATATTTACAAGTCTGTACAACTGATCTACTTTTGTCTGTGTAATGTGgcttaaaatgttttgtaaacaTTATTAGAGTAGAATTAGTTTTAACCAATGGGCAGATGTTCTAACAGGGGTTCAAAAGTAAAGCCAAAAGATCTTtgaggccctctagtggctgacTGCAGTACAATTGTTGGTGCATGTTCGTAAAAGGAACtgacagtgctgtgaaaaagtatttcctttttttttttttttttacttatttaattttttgtgtatatctgatactaaatagttttagatctgaaaaaaataaaatatgaacataaaacaaatgcaacctgagtaaacgcacaatacagtttttatttatttattttttattgaagcaaaaaaatgttatccaacacctatcaccaatgagAAAAATTAATTGCCcttttaaaatttgtttgtgccaccttttagcagcaataactgcagccagacgcttctgataactggagatcagtctttcacgtACTTCTAAGACAAGGACTTGCCCAAGACTTGAAACAGACCACAGACCtacatcagtcacatgaccatcagTCAGTCTCAAAACACCAGTTCCTCAATATGGTCATCACATTTCCCTCAAGCTATATATGCAGATTGGGATATCTGATTTTCAAACATTGCAATTGCATTTAGATGCATAATTAATACAATATCGAGTTCCACAATGTGTCACACATTTTCACGATGCTCATCATTACACACCTATTCCAGATACACAGTAAAacccctagtgttgaattaacacccagggTGATCATTTGTGTCCAgcggacttatataaacactttaGGGTGTgcattcaacactctgggtgttaaatcaacactggggattttgttGTGTAGAATTCAATGGTTTAAGTTGTCCTGTTGGCTATTTTATATTTGGCTATCAGAAAACATAAACCACCAGGCTTTTCATTATGTCTTTGTGATAAGTTTAGGAATCACCAGAATTATACAGCAGTGTTGaatctctattctgattggtcagaaggtttatAATAAAAGAGATTTAgtctgatgatgatggtgatgataatcTCGCTGTCTGGTTTCACCCTGAGTTGAATAAGTTtcattttgagtctggttcctcttaaagTTTGAGTCCTTGCCATTGTTGCCACTGGTTTGCTCATTAAGGATCTAAATCTCCATCTGGGAAATTCTATCAAATCTCAAACGGCAAAATATGAACACTGACTTTTAGTTCTTCTGTCGATGTAATGAAAAAATGTATCTCaatttaattaatgaatgaagtaattgtgtatttctgtatgtattttttttacactactACATAACCATGGAAACTCCACATGCATGTGAGCTATATTTTACTGCGCATGTTTACTTTCTGCTGGGGGTGTTCTATACGGATGTTTGATTTAGAGTGTGCaacagaaagatagagagagtgaaaaaaggGAACTAAGCCAGTACAAAGCAACTTCACCCAGAAGTAAGGAGTGTATTTGTAATAACTGTCTCTTTGGGAAACATGCACCTTTACTCACTAGTTGGTTCTGGAACTCTCTTTGGAGTCTTTCTCTGTATATCAGGTAAGATTAAAACTGTATcattcctatatatatatatatatatatatatatatatatatatatatatatatatatatatatatatatatatatatatatatatatactgtgtgtgtgtgtgtgtccttcatTTTCTAAAGATTTAAATAAGCTCTTATAGACGACTTCCTTTCATAGAGCAGTGGCTGTTGAAACCTTTCGTCATTTGTAGACTGAATTTGTTCCTGGTTCATGATCATTGTGAATCAGTGTCTGAGTAATGCTAATGCTGTTTCGTAATGTGGCTTTCTTGCAGACGTACAGAGCATGAGGACACTGAAAAACGTAGCTGTAAAACATGGAGGATCTGTCACTATTCCGTGTCTTTATGAAGACCAATACAAACCAAACCCTAAATTCTGGTGCAAAGGGTATTTTTGGTCTTCCTGCAGCATAGAAGCCTATGCAAACTCAATTGGTAGTACATCAGTCACTGATTATCCAGCACAGGATATGTTCACTGTTGAACTGAACAAGGTTTTTTATTCTGGAACGTACTGGTGCGCAGCAGAAATTGGTAGTAAATGGACCCAAGATGACTATGATTATTTGTACCTAACTGTTAGTCAAGGTAAGAAACTGAAATGATGTAGAAATATAAGATTTGTAATAGACTTCTTTACACCACTCATTTGCTGCCTCTTTATTCAGATCCTGATCTGTCTGTGATGGAGAGCAGAGTGAGGGGTGAGGAAGGAGGAAGCGTCACAGTCCAGTGTCTCTACAGCGCTGCGTATCAGAATACACAGAAGCAGTGGTGCAGATTCAAAGACAATGTATGCAACACATTTAGGAGGACTGCCACAtcccagaattcagcagtgcaggTCAGTGACGATGGGAGAAGATCCTTCAGTGTGCAGATGAGTGGACTGAAGAAGAGTGATGCTGGCTGGTACTGGTGCAGTGCAGGAGATCTGCAGGTTCCTGTTCACATCAGTGTCGGTGATGAAGCTCCAGGTATTACATTTGATTTCATATAACAATGGGAggaatttattcatattcatttacaACTACCCTGCTGAAAATACAGCCTGGGTCAGTAAGCTTGCTTTATCTGGTCACCAGCCCCAGCAAGTTAAGTTGATCTGGTTGGATGTTTGTAGAGCGGTTACGGACACTTATAAGCTGGTTCCAGCTGGCCAAGTCGACCAGCCTGGCCTTATCAAGCTGGTTCTACATGGTCAGGTTAGATGGTTTTAGTGGGGTTTTTGGACACTTGCAGTTTTGTTCTAGCTGATCAGACTGGTTCCAGCTGGTCAAGTTTGATGGTTTTAGTTGGGGTTTTGAACACTTACGGGCTGGTTCTAGTTGGTAGGGTCTGATGGTTTTTTGAGAGGTTTTGTATGGGCTAATTCTAGGTTAAATACAGATCAGTTTTGAATACTTGTAGGTTGATTCTATCTGGTTAGGCTGCTTCTAGCTGGTCTGACTGGTTCTGGTTGGTCAGGTTGACCAGTCCAGGTGGTCAGGCTAGTTTTAGCTAGTCAGGTTGGTTCTAGTTGGTCAGTTATGAGTATAAAGAGGCTTTGGACACAAGTTGGCCTAGCCCATGAGATCAAATAAGCACTGTTGAAAACAAACTTAAAATAGCTATGACCAGCAAACCATCTTAGAAACCAGCCTGGTTAGTCTAGTTGGTTCTATCTGGTTAGTTTTATAACTTTAATGGGTCTTTGGACACTTACACTATAAGCTAAATCTAACTGGTTCTAgggtgtactcaattttgtgagatactgtatatatatatgtctgtgttaTACTCTTTGCAGGtatctctgaaaaaaaagaggaacatAAAACATCTCCTATGTAAgtactgatgtttttttttttttttttttgtaaccctaaagtatttttgaaaaattatgGTTTTACCAAGTCACATTTTTCAATTTCTAATTTTGATACCAAGCATTTTCAATGTCTCTCATCCCATCCCTTTTCAACACAGTGATGACACTATACTGGCTCTTTGCATCATCTCTGGCCTCTTGTTGGTGCTCATAGTGATTGGTTGTGTCATCTGGAAGCGTAAACAGAAACACAGTCAGTAGCCTTTTTCATACGTTTTCAAAAATTGATGTCCAGTCTCTTAATGTTACtgcattttttctgtttccCTCTATGTAATGGTTATACCATAATACCAATGgcatgtatatat
Protein-coding regions in this window:
- the LOC108280617 gene encoding polymeric immunoglobulin receptor, which translates into the protein MSCFFIFNLFISSVGSQAWRQFSFKTGASVTIPCHYDTAYIQHRKYWCYGTTFSSCKIQAYANDRQGKVTVTDNPAESLFTVTMNNLQTDNTGTYWCAVKIGGIFNPDVKEDFYITVKSDPDLSVMESRVSGEEGGSVTVQCLYSAAYQNTQKQWCRFNDRLCTFRSTDTSQNSAVQVSDDGRGSFSVQMSGLKKSDAGWYWCSAGDLQVPVHISVYGDAPDSSDSSSKEPTKPVQFCIAHN
- the LOC108280611 gene encoding CMRF35-like molecule 1, coding for MHLYSLVGSGTLFGVFLCISDVQSMRTLKNVAVKHGGSVTIPCLYEDQYKPNPKFWCKGYFWSSCSIEAYANSIGSTSVTDYPAQDMFTVELNKVFYSGTYWCAAEIGSKWTQDDYDYLYLTVSQDPDLSVMESRVRGEEGGSVTVQCLYSAAYQNTQKQWCRFKDNVCNTFRRTATSQNSAVQVSDDGRRSFSVQMSGLKKSDAGWYWCSAGDLQVPVHISVGDEAPGISEKKEEHKTSPIDDTILALCIISGLLLVLIVIGCVIWKRKQKHIGLLVLSKGASHSPINTDVVYDDVVFGQPQSIPNKASSASEQEVTYSTVRTSHHPTVSPVPPNDKVIYSSVKSHT